A window of Prolixibacter sp. SD074 contains these coding sequences:
- a CDS encoding M17 family metallopeptidase → MELKRQNEYRGNNLVYILKEATELASLPLSEKEKKYAQKRLKDKSELISINRMDGWIFLVAPKQDKGDDVFYEQCRKKGNEIATVTSGEKLEELGISGTGVQAVIAVAEGVALSSYRFLDHFTDKKGKDSSLKNLFLVSEKLTDADVTELANLVKSVYKTRDLVNEPLSHMNAERLAASFQEIGKEAGIKVEVLHKQKIESLKMGGLLAVNKGSIDPPTFTIMEWKPENPVNEKPIVLVGKGVVYDTGGLSLKPTPNSMDYMKSDMAGGAAVGGAIYAAALNRLPLHIIALVPATDNRPDGNAYVPGDVITMYSGKTVEVLNTDAEGRLLLADALTYAKKFDPGLVIDAATLTGAAAVALGQYGVAGMGTAKPEVFQKLQKAGYEVYERVVEFPFWDEYGELLKSDIADLKNLGPREAGMITAGKFLENFVGYPWIHLDIAGAAFLMQPDSYRGKGATGTGVRLLYRFLKSMVD, encoded by the coding sequence ATGGAACTAAAAAGACAAAACGAATACCGCGGTAATAATCTGGTATACATACTAAAAGAGGCAACGGAGCTGGCTTCGCTTCCGCTTAGCGAAAAGGAGAAAAAATATGCCCAAAAAAGGCTGAAGGACAAATCGGAATTGATTTCCATTAACCGGATGGATGGCTGGATTTTTCTGGTAGCACCTAAGCAGGATAAAGGGGATGATGTTTTTTACGAACAATGCCGGAAAAAAGGAAATGAAATAGCGACAGTGACTTCAGGGGAAAAACTGGAAGAACTCGGCATATCGGGTACCGGAGTGCAGGCTGTTATAGCTGTCGCCGAAGGAGTGGCATTGAGCAGTTATCGGTTCCTGGATCATTTTACTGATAAAAAAGGGAAAGATAGTTCGCTAAAAAACTTGTTTCTGGTTTCCGAAAAATTGACTGATGCAGATGTGACGGAATTGGCTAACCTGGTGAAAAGTGTTTACAAAACGCGCGACCTGGTGAACGAGCCGCTTTCGCATATGAATGCGGAGCGATTGGCGGCATCTTTCCAGGAAATAGGTAAGGAAGCCGGAATAAAGGTGGAGGTTCTGCACAAACAGAAAATCGAATCACTGAAAATGGGCGGTCTGTTGGCTGTGAACAAAGGGAGTATCGACCCGCCTACTTTTACCATCATGGAATGGAAACCTGAAAATCCGGTGAATGAGAAGCCGATTGTTTTGGTTGGGAAAGGCGTGGTTTACGATACGGGAGGCCTGAGCCTCAAGCCGACGCCCAATTCGATGGATTACATGAAATCGGATATGGCTGGTGGAGCAGCTGTTGGAGGTGCAATTTATGCAGCCGCGCTGAACCGGTTGCCGTTGCATATCATTGCTCTGGTACCGGCTACCGATAACCGTCCGGACGGGAATGCCTACGTTCCCGGAGATGTGATTACCATGTACAGCGGTAAAACAGTAGAAGTGCTCAATACCGATGCAGAAGGTCGTCTGTTGCTGGCCGATGCGTTGACTTATGCGAAAAAATTTGATCCTGGATTGGTGATTGATGCCGCTACTTTGACGGGGGCAGCTGCAGTGGCGCTTGGCCAATACGGAGTTGCCGGCATGGGAACCGCCAAACCGGAAGTATTCCAAAAACTTCAAAAAGCGGGATATGAGGTTTACGAGCGTGTGGTTGAGTTCCCGTTCTGGGACGAGTACGGCGAACTGTTGAAATCGGATATCGCCGACTTGAAGAACCTGGGACCGCGTGAGGCCGGAATGATTACCGCCGGGAAATTCCTCGAAAACTTTGTCGGCTATCCCTGGATTCATCTTGATATTGCCGGAGCCGCATTCCTGATGCAGCCCGACAGTTATCGTGGAAAGGGAGCCACTGGTACCGGGGTGCGCCTGCTTTACCGTTTTCTGAAAAGCATGGTTGATTGA
- the pdxA gene encoding 4-hydroxythreonine-4-phosphate dehydrogenase PdxA gives MKQHIVKVGITHGDINGIGYEVIMKALLDNRIMENCTPIVYGSPKVAAYHRKALDINSFSFNHINSADEAVPRRPNIINCIDENIRVELGKSTKMAGEASYMALEAAVKDIKEGKIDVLITAPINKENIQSNVFHFPGHTQYLAEEFRVDDHLMLMVSNDLKVGIVTEHIPLSKVASTITTDMILSKLRVLNRTLMEDFTLHKPRIAVLALNPHAGDHGLIGDEEEREIIPAVKAANDEGIIAMGPYPADGFFGSSDYKKFDAILAMYHDQGLTPFKLASFESGVNFTAGLPIVRTSPGHGTAYSLAGEGVASEDSFRNAIYLAIDLFMNREQYKEFSKDPLQGQEVDRSGGE, from the coding sequence ATGAAGCAACATATTGTCAAGGTCGGTATTACGCACGGCGACATCAACGGAATTGGTTATGAGGTTATAATGAAGGCATTACTCGATAACCGTATCATGGAAAACTGTACTCCCATTGTTTACGGTTCGCCCAAGGTTGCTGCTTATCACCGAAAGGCTTTAGATATTAATAGCTTTAGTTTCAACCATATTAATAGCGCTGATGAAGCAGTGCCCAGGCGGCCCAATATCATTAACTGCATTGATGAGAATATCCGGGTGGAGCTCGGAAAATCAACTAAAATGGCTGGCGAAGCCAGCTACATGGCACTCGAAGCTGCCGTTAAGGATATTAAGGAAGGCAAAATCGATGTGCTGATTACAGCTCCTATCAACAAGGAGAACATCCAGTCTAACGTTTTTCATTTTCCGGGCCACACGCAATACCTGGCCGAAGAGTTCAGGGTGGACGATCACCTCATGCTGATGGTGAGCAACGACTTGAAGGTAGGTATTGTCACTGAACATATTCCGTTGTCGAAAGTAGCATCGACGATTACTACCGATATGATTCTTAGTAAACTTCGGGTGCTAAACCGGACGTTGATGGAAGACTTTACCTTGCACAAGCCTCGTATCGCTGTTTTGGCATTGAATCCGCACGCCGGCGATCATGGTTTGATTGGTGACGAAGAGGAGCGGGAGATCATCCCGGCGGTTAAAGCAGCTAATGATGAGGGAATTATTGCCATGGGCCCTTATCCGGCTGATGGATTCTTCGGTTCATCTGATTATAAAAAATTTGATGCGATTTTGGCGATGTACCACGATCAGGGATTGACCCCCTTCAAGCTGGCTTCGTTTGAATCGGGTGTGAATTTTACGGCAGGCTTGCCGATTGTCCGGACTTCTCCGGGACACGGAACGGCTTATAGTCTGGCAGGCGAAGGCGTTGCTTCAGAAGATTCGTTCCGGAATGCCATATACCTGGCCATTGACCTGTTCATGAACCGTGAGCAGTATAAAGAGTTTTCGAAAGATCCGTTGCAGGGCCAGGAGGTCGATCGAAGCGGGGGAGAGTGA
- the ruvA gene encoding Holliday junction branch migration protein RuvA: protein MYEYIKGNIIELTPASVIVEAGGIGYFINISLTTYTRLNGRENVTVFLQQIVREDAHLLYGFSGRDERELFRLLISVNGIGANTAVMMLSSYQPEQLRDAIATENVNVLKSIKGIGAKTAQRVIIDLKDKIGKSSESVHVFDKADNTIREEALSALVMLGFNKRAIEKALGRIFSDNPGISVEETIKIALKNL from the coding sequence ATGTACGAATACATCAAGGGAAATATCATTGAACTAACGCCTGCTTCGGTCATTGTTGAGGCCGGAGGTATTGGGTACTTTATCAACATTTCACTAACGACCTATACCCGTTTGAACGGACGGGAAAATGTAACGGTTTTTCTTCAGCAGATTGTTCGCGAAGACGCCCATCTTCTTTATGGTTTTTCCGGCCGGGATGAGCGGGAACTCTTCAGGTTACTGATATCTGTAAACGGCATTGGTGCCAATACAGCTGTCATGATGCTTTCATCGTATCAACCGGAACAGCTGAGAGATGCCATTGCCACCGAAAATGTGAATGTTCTCAAAAGTATCAAAGGTATTGGAGCCAAAACGGCGCAACGGGTTATCATCGATTTGAAGGATAAAATCGGAAAATCATCAGAATCAGTGCATGTTTTCGATAAAGCAGACAATACCATCCGCGAAGAAGCGTTATCTGCTTTAGTGATGTTAGGTTTTAACAAGCGGGCCATCGAAAAAGCACTCGGCCGGATTTTTTCCGACAATCCGGGTATTTCTGTTGAAGAAACGATTAAAATTGCGCTGAAAAATCTTTGA